A genomic region of Deinococcus planocerae contains the following coding sequences:
- a CDS encoding GAF domain-containing protein: MTLPPFPPDLSAAPTVRAFGAALAEFACRTVRAHGVQVWAVVGGSLAVVGEEGRGLGLSDGTLAARSLAQGGRLEEGMLACVPFGGGVLELVGADPVGVEVMAGLAPLLTLALEGVQAREARRGQGRIAETVERLVRRLGGSLDLAEVLTATAESAALALGFGRAFVGLFSELGEDGARTGEVFTHGLGPSFTGGIGVGPVSLGRLTGRGEVILFEKARDAGTPLGAGLAELDPEVALIAPLTARGRPLGLLYVDSRSPGARVTEDDTRLVLALAEQASLAIDNARLYGIETRKREAAEALREAGAALAGSLHLSDTLERILERATALFGADAAGVYELQPDGRTLNIRSAVGLPSEYVLRVRAKVGAGVTGRAVERREIVTALDLNTAHLGGGSRYTRQLLAQGRYPYRGVIGLPLGTRASVFGALTLYWKAPLPLDADDLALTEVFAAQASLAIENARLYEEELRREREAAVLLNVGRLLGEDQSDRALAEAVRLATLALNAGRGLIALTGGETGEVSWSAGFNLPPLTPADLAGLLAQVGRGPRPLSRRYALPGAGSALIVPLRGGAGADTVLGFLYADDPGAEAPSDRVLQLARSVADQMALTLTRERLLAALAREEARYRQLAEGAHDLILSADPSGTVTYANPAATRLLAPLTGPLVGASLLHLATPASRPALQAAWDAAHTHPAGGRAEIEVAGYRLEVRLSAVRPGGVLHGVLTVARDLSELQTLADEIQRRGQALEAATSRTLELRSYLTLFTQAQEEERRRISRELHDDTAQVLVATTRRVARLARELGGEQRARADDILGDLGAAIESVRRFARNLRPSVLDDLGLLPALEWLVSQAQTDARLEVSGAERRLAPALELTVFRLAQEALTNVDRHARAASAAIRVGFEEDGVRVAISDDGQGFTQAQAQARAQEGHLGLLGLRERVTLAGGELEVDSEPGRGTTLRFRLPG, encoded by the coding sequence ATGACCCTCCCCCCCTTCCCCCCCGACCTCAGCGCCGCGCCCACAGTTCGTGCGTTCGGCGCCGCCCTGGCCGAGTTCGCCTGCCGGACGGTGCGGGCGCACGGCGTCCAGGTGTGGGCGGTGGTGGGCGGTTCACTCGCCGTGGTGGGGGAGGAGGGGCGGGGGCTGGGGCTGAGTGACGGCACGCTGGCCGCCCGCTCGCTGGCGCAGGGGGGGCGGCTGGAGGAGGGGATGCTCGCCTGCGTGCCCTTCGGGGGCGGGGTGCTCGAACTCGTGGGGGCGGACCCGGTGGGGGTGGAGGTCATGGCGGGACTCGCGCCGCTCCTGACCCTCGCGCTGGAGGGGGTGCAGGCGCGGGAGGCGCGGCGTGGGCAGGGGCGAATTGCCGAGACGGTGGAGCGGCTGGTGCGGCGGCTGGGGGGGAGCCTCGACCTCGCGGAGGTGCTGACGGCGACGGCGGAGAGTGCCGCGCTGGCGCTGGGTTTCGGGCGGGCCTTCGTGGGCCTGTTCAGCGAACTGGGCGAGGACGGGGCGCGGACGGGGGAGGTGTTCACCCACGGCCTGGGTCCCTCCTTCACGGGCGGGATCGGGGTGGGGCCGGTGTCCCTCGGGCGGCTGACCGGGCGCGGCGAGGTGATCCTTTTCGAGAAGGCGCGGGACGCGGGCACGCCGCTGGGGGCCGGGCTGGCGGAACTCGACCCGGAGGTGGCCCTGATCGCGCCGCTGACCGCCCGGGGCCGCCCGCTGGGGCTGCTCTACGTGGACAGCCGCTCGCCGGGAGCCCGCGTGACCGAGGACGACACCCGCCTCGTGCTCGCCCTCGCCGAGCAGGCGTCCCTCGCCATCGACAACGCGCGGCTCTACGGCATCGAGACCCGCAAGCGCGAGGCCGCCGAGGCGCTGCGCGAGGCGGGCGCGGCGCTGGCCGGGAGCCTGCACCTCAGCGACACGCTGGAGCGCATTCTGGAGCGGGCCACCGCCCTCTTCGGCGCCGACGCGGCGGGCGTGTACGAGCTGCAACCCGACGGGCGCACCCTCAACATCCGCAGCGCGGTGGGCCTTCCCAGCGAATACGTCCTGCGGGTGCGGGCCAAGGTGGGGGCGGGCGTGACCGGGCGGGCCGTCGAGCGGCGCGAGATCGTCACGGCGCTCGACCTCAACACCGCGCACCTCGGCGGGGGGAGCCGCTACACCCGGCAGCTCCTCGCCCAGGGCCGCTACCCGTACCGCGGCGTGATCGGCCTGCCGCTGGGCACGCGGGCGAGCGTGTTCGGGGCCCTGACCCTGTACTGGAAGGCCCCCCTTCCCCTCGACGCGGACGACCTCGCCCTGACGGAGGTGTTCGCCGCGCAGGCTTCCCTGGCCATCGAGAACGCCCGCCTGTACGAGGAGGAGCTGCGCCGCGAGCGCGAGGCCGCCGTGCTGCTGAACGTCGGTCGCCTGCTGGGCGAGGACCAGAGCGACCGCGCCCTGGCCGAGGCCGTCCGGCTCGCCACCCTGGCCCTGAATGCCGGGCGCGGGTTGATCGCCCTGACAGGGGGGGAGACGGGCGAGGTCTCGTGGAGCGCGGGCTTCAACCTGCCGCCGCTCACCCCCGCCGACCTCGCGGGGCTGCTCGCGCAGGTCGGGCGCGGTCCCCGGCCCCTCAGCCGCCGCTACGCCCTGCCGGGGGCGGGAAGCGCCCTGATCGTGCCCCTGCGCGGCGGGGCGGGCGCAGACACGGTGCTCGGCTTCCTCTACGCCGACGACCCGGGGGCGGAGGCCCCCAGCGACCGCGTCCTGCAACTCGCCCGCAGCGTCGCCGACCAGATGGCGCTGACGCTGACCCGCGAGCGTCTCCTCGCCGCCCTCGCCCGCGAGGAGGCCCGCTACCGCCAGCTCGCGGAGGGCGCCCACGACCTGATCCTGAGCGCCGACCCCTCGGGCACCGTCACCTACGCCAATCCCGCCGCGACCCGCCTCCTCGCACCGCTCACCGGGCCGCTCGTCGGCGCCTCGCTACTGCATCTCGCCACGCCCGCCTCCCGGCCCGCCCTGCAAGCCGCCTGGGACGCCGCCCACACCCACCCCGCCGGGGGTCGCGCGGAGATCGAGGTCGCCGGGTACCGCCTGGAGGTGCGGCTGAGTGCCGTTCGGCCCGGGGGTGTGCTCCACGGCGTGCTGACCGTCGCCCGTGACCTCTCGGAACTCCAGACGCTCGCCGACGAGATTCAACGGCGCGGGCAGGCGCTGGAGGCCGCGACGAGCCGCACGCTGGAGCTGCGAAGCTACCTCACCTTATTTACCCAGGCGCAGGAGGAAGAGCGCCGCCGCATCAGCCGCGAACTCCACGACGACACGGCGCAGGTGCTCGTCGCCACCACCCGCCGGGTCGCCCGCCTCGCCCGCGAGCTGGGGGGCGAGCAGCGGGCGCGGGCGGACGACATCCTGGGAGACCTCGGCGCCGCCATCGAGAGCGTGCGCCGCTTCGCCCGCAACCTGCGCCCCAGCGTGCTCGACGACCTCGGGCTGCTTCCAGCGCTCGAATGGCTCGTCTCGCAGGCGCAGACGGACGCCCGGCTGGAGGTCAGCGGGGCCGAGCGGCGGCTCGCGCCCGCCCTCGAACTCACGGTGTTCCGGCTGGCGCAAGAAGCCCTGACGAACGTGGACCGGCACGCCCGCGCCGCGAGTGCCGCCATCCGCGTCGGCTTCGAGGAGGACGGGGTGCGCGTGGCGATCAGCGACGACGGCCAGGGCTTCACCCAGGCGCAGGCGCAGGCCCGCGCCCAGGAGGGCCACCTGGGCCTTCTCGGCCTGCGCGAGCGCGTGACCCTCGCCGGGGGAGAGCTGGAGGTGGACAGCGAGCCGGGGCGCGGCACGACGCTGAGGTTCAGGCTGCCGGGGTGA